A stretch of the Crocinitomicaceae bacterium genome encodes the following:
- the ruvA gene encoding Holliday junction branch migration protein RuvA, whose amino-acid sequence MITHLSGKLTEKAPTHVVIECGGVGYFVRISLNAFSTIPNDGNITLLTHLIVREDAHALYGFYNQREREMFNHLISVSGIGANTAMLMLSSMSPEDIASAILTDNVALIQSIKGIGSKTAQRVIVDLRDKVAKTEFTAENLFRPDNTNQKDALTALLALGFEKKKAEKAIEKVAEENQTVEQLIKAALKVL is encoded by the coding sequence ATGATAACGCATCTATCAGGTAAACTCACTGAAAAGGCACCCACTCATGTTGTGATAGAATGTGGTGGCGTAGGTTATTTCGTTCGCATTAGTCTCAACGCTTTTTCAACTATTCCAAACGACGGAAATATCACTTTGCTTACGCATTTGATTGTGCGTGAAGATGCACATGCATTGTATGGTTTTTATAATCAACGTGAGCGTGAAATGTTTAATCATTTGATTTCTGTATCTGGCATCGGTGCTAACACTGCCATGCTTATGCTTTCTTCAATGTCACCTGAAGATATTGCCTCTGCAATTTTAACAGATAATGTTGCGCTTATTCAAAGCATTAAAGGAATTGGTTCAAAAACAGCGCAGAGAGTAATTGTTGACCTGCGTGATAAAGTGGCTAAAACTGAGTTTACCGCAGAAAATCTTTTCAGACCAGACAATACAAATCAGAAAGATGCGTTAACTGCCTTACTGGCCCTTGGTTTTGAAAAGAAAAAAGCAGAAAAGGCAATAGAAAAGGTGGCAGAAGAAAATCAAACTGTTGAACAATTAATAAAGGCAGCACTTAAGGTTTTATAA